In one window of Bdellovibrio bacteriovorus W DNA:
- a CDS encoding hypothetical protein (COG1770 Protease II), whose amino-acid sequence MHKAPQAPKAMTKPHNLSIHGDTRVDNYFWLKDRENPEVIKYLESENKFTAESMKDVKGLEEELFKDMKSRIKEDESSFPVKKGNYYYQVRYEVGAQYPLYTRTHIASHTEEVLLNIPEMAKGHSFYQNTSPKISPNEEWMAYGVDTVGRRFYTVSVKNLKSGEVLSHQIKDITPNFVWAADNQHLFYAKQNPDTLRSEKIFRFDIKTGKEEMVYFEADEIFSAYVYKSLSEKFIFIGSASTLTSEVHFLDAHIPLQKPRLFLKRKQGHEYSVTDGVDKFYILSNDGATNFRVFETSIYDTDRQFWKEIIPHNPKSLIQDMTVFEHYIVLEQRENGLTHIRIYDRHGKNPYSIPFTDQSYLASIGDNREYQSHTLRYNFESLRLPDSIYDFNMKSHTQELKKVREVPNYNAEKYVAERVMIESHDGVKVPVSIIRKKDFNFDSSAGLLIYGYGSYGATMEPWFHSDIFSLVDRGFVYAIAHIRGGSEMGREWFDTGRQMHKKNTFLDFIACTEGLLKMRYASPKRVFAMGGSAGGLLMGAITNMRPDLYTGIVAQVPFVDVVTTMLDETIPLTTGEYEQWGNPNETEAYKYILSYSPYDNVVDAKYPNMLITTGLHDSQVQYWEPAKWVAKLRDHNKGNSLILMKTNMDAGHGGASGRFERLREEATEMAFILMIDKAHQH is encoded by the coding sequence ATGCACAAAGCCCCTCAAGCTCCCAAAGCAATGACGAAACCACACAACCTGAGCATTCATGGTGACACTCGAGTGGATAACTACTTCTGGCTCAAAGATCGTGAAAATCCAGAGGTTATTAAATATCTAGAGTCCGAGAACAAGTTCACTGCTGAAAGCATGAAAGACGTCAAAGGACTCGAGGAAGAACTCTTCAAAGATATGAAGTCACGAATCAAAGAAGATGAATCTTCATTTCCTGTAAAAAAAGGGAATTATTATTACCAAGTTCGCTACGAGGTCGGTGCGCAATATCCGCTTTACACTCGAACTCATATCGCAAGCCACACGGAAGAAGTTCTTCTCAATATTCCCGAGATGGCAAAGGGACATAGCTTCTATCAAAACACTTCTCCAAAGATCAGCCCCAATGAAGAGTGGATGGCCTATGGAGTAGACACAGTGGGGCGCCGTTTCTATACAGTTTCCGTTAAAAATCTGAAGTCAGGTGAAGTCCTTTCCCATCAGATAAAAGATATCACTCCTAACTTTGTATGGGCTGCGGATAATCAGCATTTATTTTACGCAAAACAAAATCCCGATACTTTGCGATCAGAAAAGATCTTCCGCTTTGATATCAAAACTGGAAAAGAGGAGATGGTTTACTTTGAAGCCGACGAAATCTTTTCGGCGTACGTGTATAAATCTTTGTCAGAGAAATTTATTTTTATTGGTTCTGCCAGCACTCTAACCTCTGAAGTTCATTTCTTGGATGCGCACATTCCTCTTCAAAAGCCGCGATTGTTCTTAAAACGCAAACAAGGACACGAGTATTCCGTCACTGATGGCGTCGATAAGTTCTATATCTTATCGAATGATGGTGCGACGAACTTTAGAGTCTTTGAAACATCTATTTACGATACAGACAGACAGTTCTGGAAAGAGATCATCCCCCATAATCCAAAGTCTTTGATTCAAGACATGACAGTCTTTGAACACTATATCGTTCTTGAACAAAGAGAGAATGGTTTAACACATATTCGCATCTACGATCGCCATGGTAAAAATCCCTACTCGATCCCTTTCACAGACCAAAGCTACTTAGCATCTATTGGGGATAATCGTGAGTATCAATCTCATACTTTGAGATATAACTTTGAATCTTTAAGACTTCCGGATTCCATCTACGATTTTAATATGAAGTCACACACGCAAGAGCTAAAAAAAGTTCGCGAAGTGCCAAACTATAATGCGGAAAAATATGTCGCTGAACGAGTGATGATTGAAAGCCATGATGGCGTTAAGGTTCCGGTTTCTATCATTAGAAAAAAAGACTTTAACTTCGATTCTTCAGCAGGCCTTTTAATATATGGCTATGGATCTTATGGGGCGACCATGGAACCATGGTTTCACAGCGACATCTTCAGCTTGGTTGATCGCGGCTTTGTCTATGCCATTGCCCATATTCGCGGAGGCTCTGAAATGGGCCGCGAGTGGTTCGATACCGGCAGACAAATGCATAAAAAGAATACCTTCTTAGACTTTATCGCCTGCACCGAAGGCTTATTAAAAATGCGCTACGCCTCCCCGAAAAGAGTTTTTGCGATGGGTGGAAGTGCGGGAGGTCTTTTGATGGGGGCCATTACGAATATGCGCCCTGATCTTTACACTGGAATCGTAGCCCAAGTTCCTTTTGTGGACGTTGTCACAACCATGCTCGATGAAACGATTCCTCTGACCACTGGCGAATACGAACAATGGGGAAATCCAAACGAAACAGAGGCATATAAGTATATTCTTTCTTATTCCCCGTATGACAATGTCGTCGATGCTAAGTATCCAAATATGCTTATAACGACAGGCTTGCACGACTCTCAAGTTCAGTACTGGGAGCCCGCTAAGTGGGTCGCCAAACTGCGCGATCATAATAAAGGGAACTCTTTAATCTTAATGAAAACCAATATGGATGCAGGTCATGGTGGAGCTTCAGGTCGCTTTGAAAGACTGCGCGAAGAGGCTACGGAAATGGCCTTTATTCTTATGATCGATAAAGCACATCAACACTAA
- a CDS encoding hypothetical protein (COG1376 Uncharacterized protein conserved in bacteria) produces MKSIKYGVVLASLVASHAASASVWGKVKNAFNDCKYSKEEYNQTYRSEMQSTQKLPDHFFGKFSESDFDSKPWMRDFIYVIVIDRAAKGAGAQSMRVYENGRLIHKAKVSTGRETLELKRKNKSCTGAPPKSYWSNTPTGYFTPKYLSKDHVSSSWDSSMPYAIFYDIDNGLALHEVYSKYAGYLGSRASGGCTRQDATSAQNLFNQVRSTEGRQIPMIREDGTPVLDEAGRMIYITKQNFRSKTNPNYATTFNTYSALIIVEDSSLTK; encoded by the coding sequence ATGAAGTCAATTAAGTATGGTGTGGTTTTAGCTTCCCTAGTAGCATCACACGCAGCCTCAGCTTCTGTTTGGGGTAAAGTAAAAAACGCATTCAACGACTGTAAGTATTCAAAAGAAGAATACAATCAAACCTATCGCAGTGAAATGCAAAGCACGCAAAAGCTACCGGATCATTTCTTCGGAAAATTCTCTGAGTCTGATTTCGATTCTAAACCTTGGATGAGAGATTTTATTTATGTGATCGTCATTGATAGAGCAGCTAAAGGTGCTGGCGCGCAATCAATGAGAGTTTATGAGAACGGTCGTTTAATTCATAAAGCCAAAGTTTCTACAGGTCGCGAGACTCTTGAGTTAAAGCGTAAAAACAAGTCGTGTACAGGGGCTCCTCCAAAGTCTTACTGGTCTAATACGCCAACGGGTTACTTTACACCGAAGTACTTATCAAAAGACCATGTTTCTAGCTCGTGGGATTCATCAATGCCGTATGCGATTTTTTACGATATCGATAACGGTTTAGCTTTGCATGAAGTTTACTCTAAGTATGCAGGCTACTTGGGAAGCCGCGCTTCAGGTGGATGCACAAGACAAGATGCTACATCAGCGCAGAACTTGTTTAACCAAGTGAGATCAACGGAAGGTCGTCAGATCCCAATGATTCGTGAAGATGGAACTCCTGTTCTTGATGAAGCAGGACGTATGATTTATATCACGAAACAAAACTTCAGAAGTAAGACAAATCCGAACTATGCAACGACATTCAACACGTACAGTGCATTGATTATCGTTGAGGACTCTAGCTTAACAAAATAA
- a CDS encoding aconitate hydratase (COG1048 Aconitase A) — protein MNIQSKDSFGTKETLSVGKTQYTIFNQSKIKHPNLKKLPRSLRVLLENLLRHEDGMHVTKDDVESLLALDEKSLSREISFFPARVLMQDFTGVPAVVDLAAMRDAMKALGGDPKKINPLVPVDLVIDHSVMVDSFGSKNSFDENVKMEFARNSERYTFLKWGQNAFQNFKVVPPGTGICHQVNLEYLAKTVWNNGSYAYPDTLVGTDSHTTMVNGLSVLGWGVGGIEAEAVMLGQPLSMLIPEVIGFKLEGNLKEGTTATDLVLTITQMLRQKGVVGKFVEFYGPGLNSLSLADRATIANMAPEYGATCGFFPIDNETLRYLKNSGRPAETLELVESYAKATGLWRHEEDEKNFTFQDTLHLNMSSVEPSLAGPKRPQDRVLLSQAPADFETQLDKTFQVEQTKRQRKSFEVPVVGEDYSLGHGDVVIAAITSCTNTSNPDVMLGAGLVAKKAVEKGLTVKPWVKTSLAPGSQVVSDYLEKAGVQKYLDQLGFNLVGYGCTTCIGNSGPLSEPISAAVDKGDLVVASVLSGNRNFEGRINPQAKANYLASPMLVVAYALAGHMGVNLYKDSLGKGHDGKDVYLKDIWPSNEEIRETVRNTVDVDMFENRYGNVFDGTADWKNIKTTSEQTYSWTPSTYIKNPPYFDGMKKGLGKLEDISGARILALLGDSITTDHISPAGSIKKDSPAGRFLMSKNVEPVDFNSYGSRRGNDDVMVRGTFANIRIKNELAPGTEGGVTKYAPTGEVMSIYDAATKYMGTKTPLIVIAGKEYGTGSSRDWAAKGTRLLGVKAVIAESFERIHRSNLIGMGVIPLQFKDGVNRKTLNLDGTELLSIRGIETMKPSQVLELEVKRQDGTMTLVPLKSRIDTAVELEYFKNDGILHYVLRKLT, from the coding sequence ATGAATATTCAATCTAAAGATAGCTTTGGCACGAAAGAAACACTTTCTGTCGGTAAGACTCAGTACACGATTTTTAATCAGTCAAAAATCAAACATCCGAATCTTAAAAAACTTCCACGCTCATTAAGAGTTCTACTGGAAAATTTATTGCGCCATGAAGATGGAATGCATGTTACCAAAGATGACGTAGAGTCTTTATTAGCGCTGGATGAAAAATCTCTATCACGTGAAATATCTTTTTTCCCTGCACGTGTGCTGATGCAAGATTTCACAGGCGTGCCTGCTGTTGTCGATCTTGCAGCCATGAGAGATGCTATGAAAGCCTTGGGAGGAGATCCGAAAAAGATCAATCCTTTAGTGCCAGTGGATCTCGTGATTGATCACTCGGTGATGGTGGATTCATTTGGATCAAAAAACTCATTTGATGAAAACGTAAAAATGGAGTTTGCGAGAAACTCTGAAAGATACACATTTTTGAAATGGGGACAGAACGCATTTCAAAATTTTAAAGTGGTTCCTCCGGGGACGGGTATCTGTCACCAAGTTAATTTGGAATACCTTGCAAAGACTGTTTGGAACAATGGTTCTTATGCCTACCCAGATACTCTCGTCGGAACTGATAGCCATACGACCATGGTAAATGGTCTCTCCGTATTGGGTTGGGGTGTTGGTGGAATTGAAGCTGAGGCGGTGATGTTAGGTCAGCCGTTGAGCATGTTGATTCCAGAAGTTATTGGCTTCAAGTTGGAAGGAAACCTTAAAGAAGGTACAACGGCGACAGACTTAGTTTTGACAATTACACAGATGCTACGTCAAAAAGGTGTGGTGGGTAAGTTTGTTGAATTCTATGGGCCTGGATTGAATTCTTTAAGTCTTGCAGATCGTGCGACGATAGCGAACATGGCCCCAGAATATGGAGCTACTTGTGGTTTCTTCCCGATTGATAATGAAACTCTTCGTTACTTAAAAAACTCAGGTAGACCCGCAGAGACATTAGAGCTTGTAGAGTCCTATGCAAAAGCAACAGGTTTATGGAGACATGAGGAAGATGAAAAGAACTTCACTTTCCAAGACACTCTTCACTTAAACATGTCTTCGGTAGAGCCTTCATTAGCAGGGCCAAAGCGCCCGCAGGATCGTGTTCTTTTAAGTCAGGCTCCGGCAGATTTTGAAACTCAGTTAGATAAAACATTTCAAGTTGAACAAACCAAACGTCAAAGAAAGAGCTTTGAAGTTCCCGTCGTTGGCGAAGACTATAGCTTAGGACATGGAGATGTTGTTATTGCGGCTATCACTAGCTGCACGAACACTTCAAATCCAGATGTGATGTTGGGCGCAGGTCTCGTGGCAAAAAAAGCCGTTGAAAAAGGTTTGACGGTTAAGCCATGGGTAAAGACATCGCTTGCTCCGGGTTCACAGGTCGTTTCAGATTACTTAGAAAAAGCGGGTGTTCAAAAGTATCTCGATCAGTTGGGATTCAATCTTGTAGGGTATGGCTGTACAACGTGTATTGGGAACTCGGGTCCTCTTTCAGAGCCTATTAGCGCAGCTGTTGATAAAGGCGATCTCGTTGTTGCTTCTGTATTATCTGGCAATAGAAACTTTGAGGGACGTATCAATCCTCAGGCGAAGGCCAACTACCTTGCTTCACCTATGCTAGTCGTTGCCTATGCTTTAGCGGGGCATATGGGAGTAAACCTCTACAAGGATTCATTGGGTAAAGGACACGACGGCAAAGATGTTTATCTAAAAGATATCTGGCCGTCTAATGAGGAAATTCGCGAGACAGTCCGTAACACGGTTGATGTTGATATGTTTGAAAATCGTTATGGCAACGTCTTTGATGGCACGGCAGATTGGAAAAATATCAAGACGACCTCTGAGCAGACTTACTCATGGACTCCAAGTACCTATATCAAAAATCCACCGTACTTTGATGGTATGAAAAAAGGTTTAGGTAAGTTGGAAGATATTTCGGGCGCAAGAATTTTAGCGCTTCTTGGTGATTCTATCACAACAGATCATATCTCTCCGGCGGGGAGTATTAAAAAAGATTCTCCAGCAGGTCGGTTCCTTATGTCTAAAAACGTAGAGCCAGTAGATTTCAACTCTTATGGTTCACGTCGCGGGAACGATGATGTGATGGTACGCGGAACCTTCGCAAATATTCGTATTAAGAATGAACTTGCTCCGGGAACTGAAGGCGGTGTCACAAAATACGCTCCGACAGGTGAGGTGATGTCCATCTACGATGCGGCAACTAAGTACATGGGCACTAAAACGCCTTTGATAGTTATTGCCGGAAAAGAATACGGTACAGGTTCTTCACGCGATTGGGCGGCTAAGGGAACAAGACTCCTTGGTGTGAAGGCTGTTATTGCCGAGAGCTTCGAACGTATCCATCGTTCGAACCTTATTGGAATGGGAGTTATTCCATTGCAGTTTAAGGATGGCGTGAATCGCAAAACACTGAATTTGGATGGCACAGAGCTACTGTCTATTCGCGGAATAGAGACAATGAAGCCGAGTCAGGTTCTGGAGCTTGAAGTGAAGCGCCAGGATGGAACGATGACTCTGGTTCCTTTAAAGTCACGTATCGATACGGCTGTAGAGTTAGAGTACTTTAAGAACGATGGGATTTTGCACTACGTTCTGAGAAAGCTCACTTAA
- a CDS encoding ADP-ribose pyrophosphatase (COG0494 NTP pyrophosphohydrolases including oxidative damage repair enzymes): MDALSEKTLSTKDVYSGSFLKVKQDEVQGPDGKVYLREYIQHPGASLIIPLLDNNKVVMIRQYRHAVKKEFLEFPAGKRDAGEDLLITAQRELLEETGYTAKDWKFLTTIHPVIGYSDEHIDIYLAKNLTFSNVKLDAGEFLETVEIEIPQLLELIQSGHLSDVKTQIAAFWLDKILRGSWNEQS, translated from the coding sequence ATGGACGCACTCTCAGAAAAAACTCTCTCTACTAAAGATGTATATAGCGGAAGCTTTCTCAAGGTGAAGCAGGATGAGGTGCAGGGGCCAGATGGTAAGGTGTACCTACGTGAATATATTCAGCACCCCGGAGCTTCTTTAATCATTCCTTTGTTAGATAACAATAAAGTAGTCATGATTCGCCAATACCGTCACGCGGTGAAGAAAGAGTTCCTGGAATTTCCTGCAGGCAAAAGAGATGCCGGCGAGGATCTCTTGATAACGGCTCAGAGAGAACTTTTGGAAGAAACAGGATACACGGCTAAGGATTGGAAGTTCCTAACGACCATTCATCCTGTGATTGGTTATTCCGATGAGCACATTGATATCTATCTTGCGAAAAATTTAACTTTCTCGAATGTGAAATTGGACGCAGGAGAATTTTTAGAAACTGTCGAAATTGAAATCCCCCAACTTTTAGAGTTGATTCAAAGTGGACATTTGTCAGATGTGAAAACCCAGATTGCTGCCTTTTGGCTTGATAAAATCTTGCGTGGCAGTTGGAATGAACAATCATAG
- a CDS encoding hypothetical protein (COG1960 Acyl-CoA dehydrogenases), with protein MFHNKGAISLFLAIAVVGSLLPQTAEAQRRFVPRASTGDISLGIAIATVSAGQDDMNSAIDAAAATGASTKNLGNAWEIMGSWNYRFSGTMYSFVFRPSYFFQKQDGSGPGGSYDYGLSGFTVFPIFRVTPLENSFIKFYMQTGLGYGTLNGEITAGAHDLKFKGSAFGVMGGIGVDFCFSDAHCLTVEGNLRYMPIERNLTTGGNCTNGSIPDVTQCGGSSEVELRNSDLRTTFSGVQGVVGYTMNF; from the coding sequence ATGTTTCACAATAAGGGTGCCATCAGTTTATTTTTAGCCATCGCTGTCGTCGGCTCACTACTACCACAAACTGCAGAAGCACAGAGACGTTTTGTTCCACGCGCTTCCACTGGAGATATTTCTTTAGGGATTGCTATTGCCACAGTTTCTGCGGGTCAAGATGACATGAACTCCGCTATCGATGCTGCAGCCGCAACAGGTGCTTCTACGAAAAACCTTGGCAACGCATGGGAAATCATGGGCTCTTGGAACTACCGTTTCTCGGGCACAATGTATTCTTTTGTCTTTAGACCTTCATACTTCTTTCAAAAACAAGATGGCAGCGGACCTGGCGGAAGCTATGATTATGGGCTTTCTGGCTTCACAGTATTTCCGATATTCCGTGTTACGCCACTTGAAAACTCATTTATTAAATTCTATATGCAGACCGGTTTAGGCTATGGAACCTTGAATGGCGAGATTACGGCAGGTGCACATGATCTTAAATTCAAAGGCAGTGCATTTGGTGTGATGGGTGGTATTGGGGTGGACTTCTGCTTCTCTGACGCTCACTGCTTAACAGTGGAAGGGAATCTGCGCTATATGCCGATCGAAAGAAACCTAACAACGGGTGGAAACTGTACAAATGGCTCTATCCCAGACGTTACTCAATGTGGCGGATCTTCTGAAGTTGAACTTCGAAACTCTGACTTAAGAACGACATTCTCTGGCGTTCAAGGTGTTGTCGGCTATACGATGAACTTCTAG
- a CDS encoding UDP-2,3-diacylglucosamine hydrolase (COG2908 Uncharacterized protein conserved in bacteria) produces the protein MKAWFISDLHLKTQEERNGKILLRFLRSLKQEEDLSQTHLYLLGDIFDLWIGSHSYFAKQFPDILKALKDLVDGGAKVVYIEGNHDVHVEGYFQKFLGVEVHVEAQYVELDGLTVRLEHGDLINLNDVAYLRYRSIIRNPFIKPLGDLLPGAFWSYIGNKASQKSRSRSGNYQVRNAEGLKQMICAHTPRAYQEKPFDVIISGHMHVYVDETEQISGRSVRTINLGSWFENTIKVLCIEGGKPRWVEIHSE, from the coding sequence GTGAAAGCTTGGTTTATTTCAGATCTTCATTTGAAAACACAAGAAGAGCGCAATGGGAAAATCCTATTGCGCTTTTTGCGTTCTCTGAAGCAAGAAGAAGATCTCTCGCAAACGCACTTGTACCTCTTAGGTGACATTTTTGATCTTTGGATTGGCAGTCACTCTTATTTTGCAAAGCAATTTCCTGATATTTTAAAAGCTCTTAAAGATCTCGTCGATGGTGGGGCTAAGGTTGTCTATATCGAAGGAAATCATGATGTTCACGTCGAAGGCTACTTTCAAAAGTTTTTGGGTGTTGAAGTTCATGTGGAAGCTCAATATGTAGAGCTAGATGGTTTGACAGTTCGCTTAGAGCATGGAGATCTGATCAATCTGAATGATGTCGCTTACTTGCGCTATCGCTCAATCATTAGAAATCCATTTATTAAGCCCTTAGGGGATTTGCTACCAGGAGCTTTTTGGAGTTACATCGGGAACAAAGCGAGTCAAAAAAGTAGATCGCGTTCCGGGAACTATCAAGTTAGAAACGCCGAAGGGTTAAAGCAGATGATCTGCGCACACACGCCAAGAGCTTATCAAGAAAAGCCTTTTGACGTGATTATCTCCGGGCATATGCATGTTTACGTTGATGAAACAGAGCAGATCTCTGGAAGATCGGTAAGAACTATCAATCTAGGATCATGGTTCGAAAATACGATCAAGGTTCTTTGTATTGAAGGCGGGAAGCCTCGGTGGGTAGAGATTCATAGCGAATAA
- a CDS encoding cell division protein FtsZ (COG0206 Cell division GTPase): MFELEENISIGANIKVVGVGGGGSNAVSTMIESGMTGVEFIVANTDIQALNANKASNKIQLGLDLTKGLGAGANPDVGRRAAIESYNEIVEKLEGSDMVFVTAGMGGGTGTGGAPVVAKIARELGALTIGVVTKPFLFEGKKRGKHAEGGLQELKENVDTLIVIPNQKLLSIAAERTPLLDTFKKADEVLLQAVKGISDLINIRGLINLDFADIRTVMSSKGIAIMGTGSATGDNRAVEAATAAISSPLLENVKIDGATGIIINVTGGSDLSLYEVNEASTLITEAAHEDAEIIFGAVIDESMGDEVRVTVIATGFDSHEVKLVNDMAQVNQMQNFLNNQNHMHFNSMNMNMNNMQMPQMPQYPQMPAMPQMPQMPPQMNMPQMPVMPSMPQMPVAPPAVELPPISAVQSQVMNFTTTPSQEVPMMEVEPAMPVVQPMVQQQPMAPQTPVVETVAPVMPAAPAQEMTAPVSQEVATPIQPQIEANISSRDMLLAKARAFKESQDLKAKHNNPEQLSMNVDHEQQSLEEARRMAREVLSSPFSNQNLEVPAFIRKKQGFDLNN, from the coding sequence ATGTTTGAATTGGAAGAAAATATCAGCATAGGTGCAAATATTAAAGTTGTAGGTGTTGGCGGAGGCGGAAGCAACGCTGTATCTACAATGATCGAATCAGGTATGACTGGTGTTGAGTTCATCGTAGCTAACACAGACATCCAAGCATTGAACGCAAACAAAGCTTCTAACAAAATTCAGCTTGGTCTTGATTTAACGAAAGGTCTTGGCGCTGGTGCAAATCCAGATGTTGGCCGTCGTGCTGCGATTGAGTCCTACAATGAAATCGTAGAAAAACTTGAAGGCTCTGACATGGTTTTCGTAACTGCTGGTATGGGCGGTGGAACGGGAACTGGCGGTGCTCCAGTTGTAGCGAAAATTGCAAGAGAGCTTGGCGCTCTTACTATTGGTGTTGTAACTAAGCCTTTCTTATTTGAAGGTAAAAAACGTGGCAAACACGCTGAAGGTGGCTTGCAAGAGCTTAAGGAAAATGTTGATACACTGATCGTTATTCCTAACCAAAAGCTTCTTTCAATCGCTGCGGAAAGAACTCCTCTATTAGATACATTCAAAAAAGCAGATGAGGTTCTTCTTCAAGCTGTTAAAGGTATCTCTGATTTGATCAACATCCGTGGTCTTATCAACTTAGACTTTGCAGATATCAGAACGGTTATGTCTTCTAAAGGTATTGCGATCATGGGAACAGGATCTGCAACTGGTGATAACAGAGCTGTTGAAGCTGCAACTGCTGCAATTTCTTCTCCTCTACTAGAAAATGTTAAAATTGATGGTGCTACTGGCATTATCATCAACGTGACTGGTGGATCTGACTTGTCATTATATGAAGTGAACGAAGCTTCTACTTTGATCACAGAAGCTGCTCATGAAGATGCGGAAATCATTTTCGGTGCAGTTATTGACGAAAGCATGGGCGATGAAGTTCGTGTAACTGTTATTGCAACTGGCTTTGATTCTCACGAAGTAAAACTTGTGAATGATATGGCTCAAGTTAATCAGATGCAAAATTTCTTGAACAACCAAAATCATATGCATTTCAATTCAATGAACATGAATATGAATAATATGCAGATGCCGCAAATGCCTCAGTATCCACAAATGCCGGCTATGCCACAAATGCCTCAGATGCCACCGCAAATGAACATGCCACAGATGCCAGTAATGCCATCTATGCCACAAATGCCAGTAGCACCTCCGGCAGTTGAGTTGCCACCGATTTCTGCAGTTCAATCTCAAGTTATGAATTTCACGACGACTCCGTCTCAAGAAGTTCCAATGATGGAAGTTGAGCCAGCAATGCCAGTTGTTCAGCCAATGGTGCAACAACAACCGATGGCCCCTCAAACTCCTGTTGTTGAAACGGTAGCGCCGGTGATGCCAGCAGCTCCTGCTCAAGAAATGACTGCTCCGGTATCTCAAGAGGTTGCAACTCCGATCCAGCCACAGATCGAAGCTAACATTTCTTCTCGTGATATGTTGTTGGCAAAAGCTCGTGCTTTCAAAGAAAGCCAAGACCTTAAAGCAAAGCACAACAATCCTGAGCAGCTTTCAATGAACGTTGATCATGAACAACAATCTCTAGAAGAAGCTCGTCGTATGGCAAGAGAAGTACTTAGCTCTCCATTTTCGAACCAAAATCTAGAAGTTCCTGCTTTTATCAGAAAAAAACAGGGTTTTGATCTGAACAACTAA